The proteins below are encoded in one region of Sporosarcina sp. FSL K6-1508:
- a CDS encoding coenzyme F420-0:L-glutamate ligase: MERVVGTVVRGLRCPIINRGDNIEEIVVDSVLKASEVEGFTINDKDIVTITESIVARAQGNYASIDNIAKDVSSKFGEETVGVIFPILSRNRFAICLRGIAKGVKKVVLMLSYPSDEVGNHLVDLDMLDEKGINPWTDVLTEKQFRDHFGYGKHTFTGVDYIDYYKSLVEEYGVECEVIFSNNPKTILDYTKHVLACDIHTRFRTKKILKANGGINVYSLDDILAESIDGSGYNEDYGLLGSNKSTEDDVKLFPRNCQPTVDKIQHMLKEKTGKNVEVMIYGDGAFKDPVGKIWELADPVVSPAYTAGLDGTPNEIKLKYLADNNFADLRGEELKQAVSQFIRDKDEDLVGSMEAQGTTPRKLTDLIGSLSDLTSGSGDKGTPIVFIQGYFDNFTK, translated from the coding sequence TTGGAAAGAGTAGTTGGTACAGTTGTAAGAGGCCTTCGTTGCCCAATCATAAATCGAGGCGACAATATAGAAGAAATCGTTGTAGATAGTGTGTTAAAAGCTTCAGAAGTTGAAGGCTTTACCATTAATGATAAAGATATCGTTACAATAACAGAATCAATCGTTGCTCGTGCACAAGGGAATTATGCATCCATCGATAATATTGCCAAAGACGTAAGTTCAAAATTTGGTGAAGAAACTGTCGGCGTTATATTCCCAATCTTAAGCCGTAATCGTTTTGCAATCTGTCTTCGCGGCATTGCAAAAGGCGTTAAAAAAGTTGTTTTAATGCTTAGCTATCCATCTGATGAAGTTGGTAACCACTTAGTGGATCTGGACATGCTTGATGAAAAAGGAATTAATCCTTGGACAGACGTTTTAACAGAAAAACAATTCCGTGATCATTTTGGATATGGTAAACATACTTTTACAGGTGTTGATTATATTGATTACTATAAATCGTTAGTTGAAGAATATGGTGTTGAATGTGAAGTTATTTTCTCAAATAATCCAAAGACTATTTTAGATTACACAAAACATGTTCTTGCTTGTGATATACACACGAGATTTAGAACTAAGAAAATACTAAAAGCAAATGGTGGAATTAACGTTTATAGCCTCGACGACATATTAGCTGAGTCTATTGATGGCAGTGGATATAATGAAGACTATGGTTTGCTCGGATCAAATAAATCTACAGAAGATGACGTTAAACTTTTCCCACGTAATTGCCAACCTACAGTGGACAAAATACAGCATATGCTTAAAGAAAAAACAGGTAAAAATGTTGAAGTCATGATTTATGGAGATGGCGCATTCAAAGATCCAGTAGGTAAGATCTGGGAACTTGCGGATCCAGTTGTATCACCAGCTTACACAGCAGGGCTTGATGGTACCCCTAATGAAATCAAGTTAAAATACCTTGCTGATAATAATTTTGCTGATTTAAGAGGCGAAGAACTGAAACAAGCTGTATCCCAATTCATTCGTGATAAAGACGAGGATCTAGTAGGCTCGATGGAAGCACAAGGTACGACACCAAGAAAACTTACCGATCTTATTGGCTCTCTATCCGATTTAACATCAGGGAGCGGAGACAAAGGTACACCGATTGTCTTTATCCAAGGGTATTTTGATAACTTTACGAAATAA
- a CDS encoding LysR family transcriptional regulator: MVSKLDLYKVFCKVGKSESFSEAAKELYMTQPAVSQAIKQLEKELDTRLFNRTPKGVSLTNEGNLLFEYANSAINLLHVGEEKILEFKNLTTGELKIGVGDTISRYFLLPYLEAFHNRYPNIKFTIANGTTIELCSILKSGGVDIAICNLPIDDPTLELRPCFEIQDTFVYGERFKKILAKPLSLHELVKLPLIFLESKSNSRKYVEDYLISKGIQIAPEFELGSHDLLLEFAKINLGIACVTKEFSQDYLTKGLLSEVQLTEEIPRRNVGVCFLKSVPLSPASTKFVEIVENEQL; encoded by the coding sequence GTGGTCAGCAAATTAGATTTATATAAAGTATTTTGTAAGGTAGGGAAAAGTGAAAGTTTCTCCGAGGCTGCTAAAGAACTTTACATGACACAACCAGCAGTCAGTCAAGCGATCAAGCAATTGGAAAAGGAATTAGATACACGTCTTTTTAATCGAACACCTAAAGGGGTTTCTTTAACAAATGAAGGCAACCTTCTATTTGAGTATGCTAACTCGGCAATTAATTTACTCCATGTTGGGGAAGAAAAAATTTTAGAATTTAAAAATTTAACGACAGGTGAATTAAAAATAGGTGTAGGTGATACTATTTCTAGATATTTTCTCCTTCCCTATTTAGAGGCTTTCCATAATAGATACCCGAATATCAAGTTTACCATTGCAAATGGCACAACAATTGAACTTTGCTCGATTTTAAAATCGGGAGGGGTGGATATCGCCATTTGTAACCTTCCAATAGACGATCCTACATTGGAACTGAGACCCTGTTTTGAAATTCAGGATACATTTGTTTACGGAGAAAGATTTAAGAAAATATTAGCAAAGCCGTTAAGTCTTCATGAATTAGTCAAACTCCCGTTAATTTTTCTTGAATCAAAATCAAATTCTAGAAAGTACGTAGAGGATTATCTGATTTCGAAAGGTATACAGATAGCGCCGGAATTTGAATTAGGCTCCCATGACTTATTATTAGAGTTTGCAAAAATTAACTTAGGGATCGCTTGCGTGACGAAAGAGTTTTCTCAAGACTATTTAACGAAAGGACTATTATCAGAAGTACAACTAACTGAAGAAATACCAAGGAGAAATGTAGGCGTATGTTTTTTGAAAAGTGTGCCTCTATCGCCTGCCTCAACTAAATTTGTTGAGATTGTTGAAAATGAGCAGCTATAA
- a CDS encoding MFS transporter: protein MTQTKPKLWTKDFIVVSSVNFILTLIFYLLMVTIAVYAVAEFNATTSQAGLVTGIFIIGTLIGRLFIGRFIDSIGRKRTLFIGLIFFTLTTTLYFANFGLTFLLINRLVHGIALGVASTATGTIVAQIIPTTRRGEGIGYYSMSATLATAIGPFIGLFMSQHTSYPVIFGFCLVLGVICLLTAFFLRVPVVEKATDTVAIKGFKLSNFIEPKALPIAVVTLAVAFCYSSVLSFINFYAIEINLVETASFFFVIYAIAVLVSRPFTGRLMDVKGANYIMYPAFLIFGAGMLLLSSASSGFTLLAAGALIGLGFGNMQSSTQAIAVKLTPTHRLGLATSTFFIALDAGLGFGPYLLGFIIPVTGYSTLYIIMGVLVLATSVLYYFLHGKKERATWA, encoded by the coding sequence ATGACTCAAACAAAACCTAAATTATGGACGAAGGATTTCATCGTTGTTTCCTCTGTCAATTTTATCTTAACGTTAATCTTTTATTTATTAATGGTGACAATTGCCGTTTACGCAGTGGCTGAATTCAATGCGACTACAAGTCAGGCCGGCCTTGTAACAGGAATCTTTATCATTGGAACTTTGATTGGACGGTTATTTATCGGACGCTTTATCGATTCGATTGGTCGCAAAAGAACTTTATTCATTGGCCTTATTTTTTTCACACTGACAACCACTTTATATTTTGCAAATTTCGGCCTTACCTTCCTGCTTATTAATCGTCTAGTCCACGGGATTGCATTGGGTGTGGCGAGCACAGCAACAGGAACGATAGTGGCTCAAATTATACCGACAACACGAAGAGGAGAAGGCATCGGCTATTACAGTATGAGCGCGACACTTGCTACCGCAATCGGGCCTTTCATTGGTCTCTTTATGAGCCAGCATACAAGCTATCCTGTGATCTTTGGCTTCTGTCTGGTATTAGGGGTCATTTGTTTGCTAACAGCCTTCTTCCTGCGTGTGCCAGTGGTAGAGAAAGCAACAGATACAGTGGCGATAAAAGGATTCAAACTTTCCAACTTTATTGAGCCAAAGGCACTGCCAATTGCTGTCGTTACGCTTGCAGTCGCTTTTTGTTACTCTAGTGTCCTTTCATTTATCAATTTCTATGCAATTGAAATCAATCTGGTTGAAACAGCCAGTTTCTTCTTCGTTATATACGCAATCGCAGTATTGGTATCACGTCCTTTTACTGGACGCTTAATGGACGTGAAAGGGGCGAACTATATTATGTACCCTGCTTTTCTGATCTTTGGAGCGGGAATGTTGCTTCTGAGTTCAGCAAGTAGTGGTTTCACTTTGTTAGCAGCCGGTGCCCTTATCGGTCTTGGTTTTGGGAATATGCAGTCAAGCACCCAGGCCATTGCGGTTAAACTAACTCCTACCCATCGTTTGGGACTGGCAACGTCGACTTTCTTCATTGCATTGGATGCGGGACTCGGGTTTGGTCCATATCTACTTGGTTTCATCATTCCCGTAACAGGATACAGTACGCTATATATCATCATGGGTGTGTTGGTTCTCGCTACTTCAGTTCTTTACTACTTTCTTCATGGAAAGAAAGAACGCGCGACCTGGGCTTAA
- a CDS encoding MarR family winged helix-turn-helix transcriptional regulator encodes MQIYQRFFHQLLLLYRPFENHLNLQLAKHDLYRAQWSILYYLSNNDSATLVELSHYQSVEKPTITRTINRLEELGYVEHIPGKDKREKRMKLTDLGKIVYKDVRVTIDQFEQDILQGISEEEQLETIRVMEGIRNNLIG; translated from the coding sequence ATACAGATTTATCAAAGATTCTTTCATCAACTATTGCTGTTATACCGCCCCTTTGAGAATCACCTCAATTTGCAGCTTGCCAAGCACGATCTGTATAGAGCGCAATGGTCCATTCTGTATTACTTATCCAATAATGATTCCGCAACGCTAGTGGAGCTTTCCCATTATCAAAGTGTCGAGAAACCCACCATTACGAGGACCATTAACCGTTTAGAAGAACTGGGCTATGTAGAGCATATTCCCGGCAAAGACAAACGTGAAAAAAGAATGAAGCTTACAGATCTTGGGAAAATAGTATATAAGGACGTCCGGGTGACGATTGACCAATTTGAACAGGACATTTTACAAGGAATTTCAGAAGAGGAACAACTCGAGACAATCCGTGTTATGGAAGGAATACGAAACAATCTTATCGGATAA
- a CDS encoding ABC transporter ATP-binding protein — MESIAEKILSLKNVTMDYGGKRVLNGVNLEVSKGQIIGYIGPNGAGKSTTVKIMLGLIDNYRGEVEIFGQDIALGDPSYKRKIGYVPENAEAYDNLTASEYLIFTAELYGMNRAHAEEKATKLMHEFELGDVIHTRLSSFSKGMKQKVLIISSLLHDPDLLFLDEPLSGLDANSMMVIQEILLQLAARGKTIFYSSHIMDLVEKISNRIVLLVKGEVIADGSFKELQEMSEEGTLAEIFNQLTGFTEHKNRAENFVSIVQEEQVHA; from the coding sequence ATGGAATCTATAGCTGAAAAGATATTGTCTCTTAAAAATGTAACGATGGATTATGGGGGAAAACGTGTACTAAATGGTGTGAATTTGGAAGTGTCCAAAGGTCAAATTATTGGCTATATCGGTCCTAATGGTGCGGGAAAGAGTACAACGGTTAAAATTATGCTAGGTTTAATTGATAATTACCGAGGCGAAGTTGAAATTTTTGGCCAGGATATTGCTTTGGGCGATCCATCGTACAAACGAAAGATCGGCTACGTTCCGGAAAATGCTGAGGCGTATGATAATTTGACGGCGAGTGAGTATTTGATATTTACTGCCGAGCTTTACGGAATGAATCGTGCCCATGCAGAAGAAAAAGCGACGAAACTAATGCATGAATTTGAGTTAGGAGACGTCATTCATACGAGACTTTCTTCGTTTTCAAAAGGAATGAAGCAAAAGGTCCTCATTATTTCGAGTTTACTTCATGATCCAGATTTATTGTTTTTAGATGAACCGTTAAGCGGGTTAGACGCAAACAGTATGATGGTCATTCAGGAGATTTTATTGCAACTTGCAGCGCGGGGAAAAACAATTTTTTATTCTTCACATATCATGGATCTCGTTGAGAAAATCAGCAACCGGATTGTTTTGCTTGTTAAGGGTGAGGTCATTGCAGATGGTAGTTTTAAGGAGTTACAAGAAATGAGTGAAGAAGGGACCCTTGCGGAGATTTTCAATCAATTGACCGGGTTTACCGAGCATAAAAACAGAGCAGAAAATTTTGTTTCAATTGTCCAAGAGGAGCAGGTACATGCGTAA
- a CDS encoding PadR family transcriptional regulator gives MLEHILLGLLREQPMTGYELKKTIDSTVGFFYRTSFGSLYPALRRLEEKEYVIVEEVKGDSKNKKMYTLQKDGEVAFVEWLKQPLKSSKNEHLLRIFFLDYLDEEKQNFLLKEYQNKLKSERHKLKEVEKIVIGELEGITNPQDFYYRLSVLQYGVRHFEMELDWLEDIIRRKDV, from the coding sequence ATGCTTGAACATATACTTCTAGGGTTATTACGTGAACAGCCAATGACTGGATATGAGTTAAAGAAGACGATTGATTCAACGGTTGGGTTTTTCTACAGAACAAGTTTTGGAAGTTTATACCCTGCGTTAAGAAGACTTGAAGAAAAAGAGTATGTAATCGTGGAGGAGGTAAAAGGCGACAGTAAAAATAAAAAAATGTATACATTACAGAAAGACGGGGAGGTGGCATTCGTTGAATGGCTTAAGCAACCACTGAAAAGTTCCAAAAATGAACATTTACTAAGAATTTTCTTTTTAGACTACCTCGATGAAGAAAAACAAAATTTCCTTTTAAAAGAATATCAAAACAAATTGAAAAGTGAGCGGCATAAGCTGAAAGAAGTCGAAAAGATTGTTATAGGAGAACTGGAGGGGATTACCAATCCTCAGGACTTCTATTATCGCTTGTCTGTTTTGCAATATGGCGTCAGACATTTTGAAATGGAACTGGATTGGTTAGAGGATATCATAAGGAGGAAAGATGTTTAA
- a CDS encoding CPBP family intramembrane glutamic endopeptidase — protein MENDKSYSRKHPIKSIIMVEVSFLLAVFIAGAIATINQLSYNSPILISFIPTALVLIVYFTWKGKWTSFGFEVGVVRTNWLYYLPLLAILVILCFQGFDYVPIETIAFYVGFATLVGFVEESIYRGIMIKILLPLGIVPAILTSSLLFSLTHVLNLLSGQSIGQTVLQLVYAFLIGIVLAQLFIKNGSIYPLILFHTLHNLIQFLGKGGSTAVLDGTVIVILALTAVSLALSLKKKYTNESIPY, from the coding sequence ATGGAAAACGACAAGTCTTATTCCCGTAAACACCCTATTAAAAGTATTATTATGGTTGAAGTTAGTTTTTTATTAGCGGTTTTTATAGCTGGAGCAATTGCAACTATTAACCAGTTAAGCTACAACTCTCCGATATTGATATCATTCATTCCAACTGCATTAGTTCTAATCGTCTATTTTACTTGGAAAGGAAAATGGACTTCTTTTGGTTTCGAAGTCGGTGTGGTAAGAACAAATTGGCTATATTATTTACCTCTCCTCGCCATCTTGGTTATTTTATGTTTTCAAGGGTTCGATTACGTGCCCATAGAAACAATTGCTTTCTATGTTGGCTTTGCAACTTTAGTTGGTTTTGTTGAGGAAAGTATTTACAGAGGGATAATGATAAAAATCTTATTACCTTTAGGGATAGTACCGGCAATATTGACGTCTAGCCTATTATTTTCATTAACACACGTCCTAAACTTGTTATCAGGGCAGAGTATTGGGCAAACGGTGCTTCAACTGGTTTACGCATTCCTGATAGGTATTGTGTTAGCACAACTATTTATTAAAAATGGTAGCATTTATCCGTTAATACTATTTCATACGTTGCACAATTTAATTCAGTTTTTAGGCAAAGGCGGATCTACTGCGGTTCTTGATGGAACAGTTATCGTTATCCTGGCATTAACGGCTGTTTCATTAGCTCTATCGCTGAAGAAAAAATATACAAATGAATCAATTCCATACTAG
- a CDS encoding uracil/xanthine transporter — MDTKSLQASVTLLAGFQWLFFMFANTVVIPISVGAAFQLESVEIVSAIQRSFIFTGVACLLQGLIGHRLAIMEGQSGLWWGVILSLAATASAMNLELTTIGGSIAVGVIISGILVTAFGVLGMGEVLKKWFTPIVMFVFLLLLANQLITIFLKGMIGLNTGNFIDVKVACFSFTLAALTILIHVKGKGIISSLNLLIGMTVGWIGAILLFPAEVTETIKTTPFLTWFPWGQPAFEWGIVITVVITGLLNTTNTIATLKGAEDIFEKETTPKQYRASFMLTGLLSTASGALGLVPYAPYASSLGFLQSTGIRERAPFFVGSVLFIFLGMVPQLSAFFSTIPHSVGNTVLFVAYLQLFRSAIRNIEGLTFEPTTVYRIALPALLGLSIMSLPATVFTTIPQLIRPILSNGMLMGILVALFMEFLYYVGNKSRVKL; from the coding sequence ATGGACACCAAATCATTACAAGCGTCTGTGACATTATTAGCTGGATTTCAGTGGCTATTCTTTATGTTTGCCAATACGGTCGTCATTCCAATCTCGGTTGGCGCGGCTTTTCAATTGGAGTCTGTTGAAATTGTTTCTGCAATCCAACGCTCCTTCATTTTCACGGGGGTAGCTTGTTTGCTGCAAGGACTTATTGGGCATCGCTTGGCGATAATGGAGGGACAATCTGGATTATGGTGGGGCGTCATTTTAAGCTTGGCAGCCACTGCAAGTGCAATGAATCTTGAACTAACTACGATTGGCGGAAGCATAGCAGTCGGAGTTATAATTTCGGGCATTCTCGTTACAGCCTTTGGTGTTTTAGGCATGGGAGAAGTTTTAAAAAAGTGGTTTACGCCTATTGTAATGTTCGTCTTTCTTTTACTATTGGCCAATCAGCTCATCACGATTTTCCTGAAAGGGATGATTGGTCTAAATACTGGAAATTTCATCGATGTAAAGGTCGCCTGCTTTTCATTTACTCTCGCCGCACTGACAATCCTTATCCATGTGAAAGGGAAAGGCATTATCAGCAGTTTAAACCTGCTCATCGGGATGACAGTCGGATGGATAGGAGCTATCCTATTATTTCCTGCGGAAGTAACAGAGACTATCAAAACAACTCCCTTCCTTACTTGGTTTCCTTGGGGGCAACCCGCCTTTGAGTGGGGTATTGTTATTACGGTCGTCATTACAGGGTTACTCAATACCACGAATACGATTGCCACATTAAAAGGGGCGGAAGATATTTTTGAAAAGGAGACGACACCCAAGCAATACCGAGCTTCCTTTATGTTGACGGGACTGCTATCGACGGCTTCAGGCGCTCTTGGACTCGTCCCTTATGCACCATACGCCTCCTCGTTAGGCTTTTTGCAGTCAACAGGCATTCGTGAAAGGGCTCCCTTTTTTGTAGGATCCGTATTATTCATCTTCTTGGGGATGGTTCCGCAATTAAGTGCCTTCTTCTCAACAATTCCGCATAGCGTTGGTAACACGGTATTGTTCGTCGCTTATTTACAGCTTTTTCGTTCAGCAATCCGCAATATTGAAGGATTGACATTTGAACCTACAACCGTCTATCGCATTGCCTTGCCTGCGCTACTTGGGCTATCAATCATGTCACTTCCAGCAACTGTTTTTACAACGATTCCGCAACTAATAAGACCTATCCTGTCGAATGGCATGCTCATGGGGATTCTGGTCGCGCTCTTTATGGAGTTCCTGTATTATGTTGGTAATAAGAGCCGTGTGAAGTTGTAA
- a CDS encoding class I SAM-dependent methyltransferase: MYDKEYDRLLRIKTVGTREWLHQSSHYNRYEATPYKALDDFFQDYELKSTDKLVDFGCGKGRLPFYIHNRFGVSVTGIEMSGQLYQEALENQANYMQKAKQSSAFIRFERCLAEEYEVEAKDNRFYFFNPFSIQIFMTVIDNILLSVEQQKRSVDIILYYPTSDYIEFLETSTPFELIKGVKVSSMYEKDPNELFLVFRFGE, translated from the coding sequence ATGTATGATAAAGAATACGATCGGTTGCTACGCATTAAAACCGTAGGAACGCGGGAATGGCTGCATCAATCCTCTCATTATAACCGCTATGAAGCGACACCTTACAAGGCGCTAGATGATTTTTTTCAAGACTATGAACTAAAGAGCACGGACAAGCTCGTAGATTTTGGATGTGGCAAAGGAAGACTACCCTTTTATATACATAACCGATTTGGTGTTTCGGTTACGGGGATTGAAATGAGTGGGCAGCTGTATCAGGAAGCACTTGAAAACCAGGCGAATTACATGCAAAAGGCCAAGCAATCAAGCGCCTTTATTCGCTTTGAACGTTGTCTGGCGGAAGAGTATGAAGTGGAGGCGAAGGATAATCGATTTTACTTTTTCAATCCGTTTTCCATTCAAATTTTCATGACAGTCATTGATAATATCCTTCTTTCAGTCGAACAACAGAAAAGGTCCGTTGATATAATCCTTTATTACCCGACTAGCGATTATATCGAGTTCCTTGAGACGAGCACCCCTTTTGAACTGATAAAGGGAGTGAAGGTATCCAGCATGTATGAAAAAGATCCGAATGAACTATTTTTAGTGTTTCGTTTCGGTGAATGA